In Fusarium oxysporum Fo47 chromosome IX, complete sequence, the following proteins share a genomic window:
- a CDS encoding phosphatidylinositol-3,5-bisphosphate 5-phosphatase, protein MSEYGVPDALSSGPEIDALPTTNDANGDAPVFPSLQNNGAGSPLSSEAAGGPTIGEDDNDDEPAVAKPFMRTTSPDPSTRAFPDTFDDRVPDRLIYKMHKFSLYETASRYYIVGVDVSEKRYRILKIDRTTEGAELNVTDDKIVYSLKEMNQLLDTIDDGNRGTGGIKLRCTTWGLLGFIKFTGPYYMLLITKKSTVAMVGGHYIYQIEGTELVSLTPAKFKPDARNTEEQRFLGILNNLDLTRSFYYSYSYDVTRTLQHNVIRERDALAKGMLPPDDDDFNSMFVWNDYLLQPAVTALRDPYDWCRPIIHGYIDQAALSIYGRTAHITVIARRSRYFAGARFLKRGANDLGYVANDVETEQIVAESLTTSFHAPGPQLYCSPQYTSYVQHRGSIPLYWTQDSTGVTPKPPIELNLVDPFYGAAALHFDNLFERYGAPIYVVNLIKSKERTPRESKLLEEYTHAINYLNQFLPKDKKIIHKAWDMSRASKVRGGDVIGNLELIAESVLATTGFFRNGDGLTSPMTAQNGVARTNCIDCLDRTNAAQFVIGKRALGHQLHALGILEDTSVDYDTDAVNLFTHMWHDHGDTIAVQYGGSQLVNTMETYRKINQWTSHSRDMIESFKRYYNNSFLDSQRQEAYNLFLGNYIFTQGQPMLWDLATDYYLHHADPRDWSARLKHDYINWYVPAHLQKRSIPPYVPSKDIARAHPVEFFDDYWLEYYRPSTLSSFPKMFAYKMNSTIKYIPLKSTQDGRYDLSPFRVRTDNEVDHGDKKKSKKDAHPHANVPSSRGQTVGANGAPDSISDRSPVKGISLQRWLQPVQDKGALASSLRLDTNQPVQASEHSPKTKPTALEKSKAAQWTFTKAVHDSLNPSVAEQESEDYERYIRHPQNLPLVISSDTPVDVDASEYQEYVSGDWQDEGLMVKGTEEEIDVYAELLKVGENPLTVTEEDGPKKRYKAYRKWLRGKSFFKQQPLD, encoded by the exons ATGTCTGAGTATGGTGTTCCAGACGCGCTCAGCTCAGGCCCTGAAATAGACGCCCTTCCAACCACCAACGACGCCAACGGCGATGCACCTGTTTTCCCCTCGCTACAGAACAATGGCGCGGGAAGTCCCTTATCTTCAGAAGCCGCTGGCGGCCCCACGATCGGTGAAGACGACAATGACGACGAGCCCGCTGTAGCGAAGCCGTTTATGCGAACAACGAGCCCCGACCCGTCCACACGCGCATTCCCAGATACCTTCGATGACCGTGTCCCTGATCGCCTGATTTACAAGATGCACAAGTTCAGTCTCTACGAAACGGCCAGTCGGTATTACATCGTCGGTGTCGATGTCAGTGAAAAGCGCTATCGAATCCTCAAGATCGACCGCACCACCGAGGGTGCTGAGCTCAACGTGACGGACGACAAGATTGTTTATAGTTTGAAGGAGATGAACCAACTGCTCGACACAATAGATGACGGGAACCGAGGTACCGGTGGCATCAAGCTTCGCTGCACCACATGGGGCCTCCTTGGCTTTATCAAGTTCACCGGACCCTACTATATGCTTCTCATCACAAAAAAGAGCACTGTTGCTATGGTCGGAGGCCACTACATATACCAGATTGAGGGCACTGAGCTTGTTTCCTTGACTCCCGCCAAGTTCAAGCCAGACGCCCGCAACACCGAGGAGCAACGATTCCTCGGCATCTTGAACAACCTCGACTTGACTCGTTCTTTCTATTACAGCTATTCTTACGATGTTACACGTACCTTGCAGCACAACGTCATCCGGGAGCGCGATGCTCTTGCCAAGGGAATGCTGCCGCCAGACGACGATGATTTCAACTCCATGTTTGTCTGGAACGACTATCTACTACAACCTGCCGTTACTGCTCTTCGAGACCCCTATGACTGGTGTCGTCCAATTATACATGGATACATTGATCAAGCGG CTCTATCAATTTACGGCCGTACTGCACACATCACTGTCATCGCAAGGCGCTCGCGCTACTTTGCCGGTGCTCGGTTCTTGAAACGTGGAGCCAACGATCTT GGTTATGTTGCCAACGATGTCGAGACGGAACAAATCGTAGCCGAGTCACTGACGACGTCGTTTCACGCACCTGGTCCTCAACTATACTGCAGTCCGCAGTACACCTCTTATGTTCAGCATAGAGGGAGCATTCCGCTTTACTGGACACAGGACAGCACTGGTGTCACGCCTAAACCCCCGATTGAGCTTAATTTGGTTGATCCGTTCTATGGTGCCGCCGCTCTGCACTTCGATAACCTGTTCGAGCGCTACGGTGCGCCGATCTATGTTGTTAACctgatcaagtccaaggagcGAACGCCTCGTGAATCAAAGCTACTGGAGGAATATACTCATGCCATCAACTATCTCAACCAATTCCTGCCCAAGGATAAGAAGATCATTCACAAAGCGTGGGACATGAGTCGCGCATCAAAGGTGCGTGGTGGGGACGTTATTGGCAACCTCGAGCTTATCGCAGAGTCGGTCCTCGCTACGACAGGCTTCTTCCGAAACGGAGACGGTCTCACGAGCCCCATGACAGCACAGAATGGAGTAGCCAGAACAAATTGCATCGACTGCTTGGACCGTACCAATGCTGCGCAGTTCGTCATTGGCAAGCGAGCCCTAGGTCACCAGCTACATGCCCTTGGCATTCTTGAGGATACGTCGGTTGATTACGACACAGATGCTGTCAATTTGTTCACTCACATGTGGCATGACCATGGTGATACCATTGCTGTTCAGTACGGCGGCTCACAACTGGTCAATACCATGGAAACCTACCGCAAAATTAACCAATGGACGAGTCATTCAAGAGACATgatcgagagcttcaagcgATATTACAACAACTCTTTCCTGGACAGTCAACGTCAGGAGGCCTACAACTTGTTCCTCGGTAATTACATATTCACTCAAGGCCAACCTATGCTGTGGGACTTGGCAACTGATTACTACCTCCATCATGCCGATCCACGAGATTGGTCCGCCAGGTTGAAGCACGACTACATCAATTGGTATGTTCCCGCTCACTTGCAGAAACGATCAATTCCACCATACGTACCAAGCAAAGACATTGCCCGCGCCCATCCGGTTGAATTCTTTGATGACTATTGGCTTGAGTATTACAGGCCATCAaccctctcttcttttcccaAGATGTTTGCCTACAAGATGAACTCAACTATCAAGTACATTCCCCTTAAATCTACCCAGGATGGCCGCTACGACCTCAGCCCTTTCCGGGTTCGAACCGACAATGAGGTTGATCACGGTGACAAAAAGAAGTCGAAGAAAGATGCTCATCCACACGCAAATGTACCAAGTTCTCGAGGACAGACTGTGGGGGCGAATGGGGCGCCAGACTCGATTTCGGACCGGTCACCAGTGAAAGGGATCTCGCTCCAGCGTTGGCTGCAACCTGTTCAAGACAAGGGTGCACTCGCCAGCTCTCTGCGACTGGACACGAATCAGCCAGTACAGGCATCTGAACATAGCCCCAAGACGAAGCCAACAGCCCTGGAGAAATCCAAGGCTGCACAATGGACTTTCACCAAAGCCGTCCATGACTCTCTGAATCCGTCTGTTGCCGAGCAGGAATCCGAAGATTACGAGCGATACATCCGTCATCCTCAAAACCTTCCTCTCGTCATCTCAAGCGACACGCCCGTGGACGTGGATGCGTCCGAGTATCAGGAGTATGTAAGCGGCGACTGGCAAGATGAAGGTTTAATGGTCAAAGGAActgaagaagagatcgaTGTCTATGCTGAGTTGCTCAAGGTGGGGGAAAACCCTCTAACCGTGACTGAGGAAGATGGTCCGAAGAAACGATACAAAGCCTATAGGAAATGGCTGCGTGGGAAGTCTTTCTTCAAACAACAACCCTTAGACTGA
- a CDS encoding uncharacterized protein (of unknown function-domain containing protein) has protein sequence MLKRSLRLAMKRNLDSFLKEHYSLTSNSVTTPIAPSPKVKVPGPPAKVPKSNMVTTTIQLTSKEQQLRHLLLDVAKDIDESGKAPEPIVLRWAGGWVRDKLLNIQSHDIDVAINAMTGVPFAQAMCDYCERPEAMSKHSIGPADIGSLHNVARNPEKSKHLETAMVKMFGLDLDFVNLRKETYTEDSRNPQMEFGTAEEDAHRRDATVNALFYNLHDDRVEDFTGGLADMEAKIIRTPLEPFQTFMDDPLRVLRLVRFSSRLQFIIDANTRKFMADPKVLEALRAKISRERVGVELEKMLKGDHPFEALQLIHELQLFHAIFTDPTQENLPVPDISRWAVAYTCLDELLNDRDSTSIAGRLITSTDATYSAWNLAALSPWMTVEEPPNPRRKANALPLVAIVSREGFKAPNRLSSIVAASHRNRDEILELKHAVCNGESYIQERDRFGMAIRKWDTPAGTWRLQVLNALLVEALETLTEWRQEKSAEQSNFLAGWKSFLDHLAKLDVYEVTTLEKLLDGGKLAKALGGIKPGKWTGPALDVCVAWQLRNPGETDPTGAIEEVQRRREELGIPWLIMMSKHAFSYTPVTLSGSDKRRRANSRCLQDLRQSVLSVINHASSSEDNLDQSQLSRLTAAVSEKALALRSVEEHSELLTEAAVASLNVLCSKYHIVLDQTTLVKLTAVTDPQDPWTTAQAAAAASKLLAEQLECESLTEFITNTVLQKYLKPLFMKSSSRITASGRPSQYAMIDDRSRPVIEVQPWRTQAPWAEATIQWTVNMSTASLIQQHWPLFLPVLLALVENESTKTKARGLRTTREFMGKCPAQVLQNTGIGHVFAGVTFPLLLYLPSVTPEDESTTILIPAYDVLIKLAQSTGHTNSIERRRLFDKILRDGVFAGYFHASQHTRIVQVLLQKATAVINSLGIYTIKHLTPLLSMVSLVMTDPFAVSYPPTLIAATQTLSAIITNTWPRIGELEHMENVTRILSLCWLNVSEEIEHEVSQTSADINTLSRELAHTARILQALWDHDASKCPAKLSEVLKQEPRLSDLFPKTLA, from the exons ATGCTCAAACGCTCTCTGCGTCTTGCGATGAAGAGAAATCTTGACTCATTTCTCAAGGAACACTATTCGTTGACTTCCAACTCGGTCACGACCCCAATAGCGCCCTCTCCCAAAGTCAAAGTTCCTGGACCGCCTGCCAAGGTTCCCAAGTCCAACATGGTAACCACCACCATTCAACTCACCAGCAAGGAGCAGCAGCTCCGCcatctgcttcttgatgttgcCAAAGACATAGACGAGTCCGGAAAAGCTCCAGAGCCTATTGTTCTTCGTTGGGCCGGTGGCTGGGTACGCGACAAGCTACTCAATATCCAGAGCCATGACATCGACGTggccatcaacgccatgacTGGGGTCCCCTTTGCTCAAGCTATGTGCGATTACTGTGAACGACCAGAGGCCATGTCCAAGCACAGCATCGGCCCTGCAGATATCGGAAGCCTCCACAACGTTGCGCGCAACCCTGAGAAGTCCAAGCATCTGGAAACGGCCATGGTCAAGATGTTTGGTCTGGATCTCGATTTCGTCAACCTCAGAAAGGAAACCTATACTGAGGACAGTCGAAACCCTCAAATGGAATTCGGTACGGCCGAAGAGGACGCTCACCGCCGCGATGCCACCGTCAACGCACTCTTCTACAACTTACATGACGATCGTGTTGAAGATTTTACGGGGGGACTTGCAGATATGGAAGCAAAAATAATCAGAACCCCTTTGGAGCCCTTCCAGACCTTCATGGACGACCCTCTGAGGGTTTTGAGACTTGTTCGTTTCTCCAGCCGGCTCCAATTCATAATTGATGCCAACACGCGCAAATTCATGGCAGACCCAAAGGTCCTTGAGGCATTGCGTGCCAAGATCAGTCGAGAGCGAGTCGGCGTAGAGTTGGAGAAAATGCTCAAAG GAGATCACCCTTTTGAAGCGCTTCAACTCATCCATGAACTACAACTCTTCCATGCAATCTTTACCGACCCAACTCAGGAGAACCTCCCAGTTCCCGACATATCGCGGTGGGCTGTTGCTTATACTTgtcttgatgagcttctcaacgatCGAGACTCGACTTCTATTGCTGGCCGACTCATTACATCTACGGATGCCACCTACTCCGCTTGGAACCTTGCCGCGCTCTCTCCATGGATGACGGTTGAAGAGCCTCCGAATCCTCGCAGGAAAGCAAACGCTCTCCCTCTTGTGGCCATTGTCTCGCGCGAAGGCTTCAAGGCCCCAAATCGATTGTCGAGTATTGTTGCTGCTTCGCATCGCAATCGTGACGAGATTTTGGAGTTGAAACATGCCGTCTGCAATGGAGAGTCGTACATCCAAGAACGAGATCGTTTCGGCATGGCAATCAGGAAGTGGGACACGCCCGCCGGTACCTGGAGACTGCAGGTTTTGAATGCACTGCTCGTCGAGGCCCTGGAAACCCTCACGGAATGGCGCCAAGAAAAGTCAGCAG AACAAAGTAATTTCTTAGCAGGTTGGAAGAGTTTCCTCGACCACCTCGCCAAGTTAGATGTCTATGAAGTTACGACACTTGAAAAGCTCCTTGATGGCGGAAAACTTGCCAAAGCACTTGGTGGTATCAAACCGGGGAAATGGACAGGTCCGGCTCTAGATGTCTGTGTTGCATGGCAACTTCGCAACCCTGGCGAAACAGACCCAACGGGTGCGATAGAAGAAGTACAGCGGCGGAGAGAAGAGTTGGGGATACC TTGGTTGATCATGATGAGCAAACA TGCGTTTTCCTATACGCCTGTGACGCTATCTGGCTCAGATAAACGGCGTCGAGCTAACAGTCGCTGCCTCCAGGACCTTCGCCAATCTGTTCTCAGTGTAATTAACCATGCCTCGTCTTCGGAGGACAACTTGGACCAAAGCCAATTATCGAGGCTTACGGCAGCCGTCAGTGAGAAGGCATTGGCATTGAGGAGTGTTGAAG AACATTCGGAACTCCTCACAGAAGCAGCTGTTGCCAGTCTCAATGTCTTGTGCTCGAAATATCACATTGTTCTGGACCAGACTACTCTCGTGAAGCTCACAGCTGTTACTGATCCTCAGGATCCATGGACAACTGCgcaagcagcagcagcagcctcgaAACTTTTGGCTGAACAACTTGAGTGTGAAAGTCTGACCGAGTTTATCACCAACACGGTCCTTCAGAAATATTTGAAGCCATTGTTTATGAAGTCATCCTCGCGAATCACGGCTTCAGGACGACCCTCCCAGTATGCCATGATTGACGATCGGTCCCGACCTGTGATTGAAGTGCAGCCATGGAGAACTCAGGCCCCGTGGGCAGAGGCTACAATACAATGGACAGTAAACATGTCTACG GCGTCACTCATTCAACAGCACTGGCCGCTTTTCTTGCCAGTCCTGTTGGCGCTGGTGGAGAACGAGTctaccaagaccaaggccagAGGTTTGAGGACCACGAGGGAATTCATGGGCAAATGTCCAGCTCAAGTATTGCAAAATACAGGCATAGGCCATGTATTTGCAGGCGTCACGTTCCCGCTCCTGCTCTATCTCCCCAGCGTCACACCAGAGGATGAGTCTACGACCATACTCATACCGGCTTACGATGTGCTTATCAAGCTGGCCCAGTCCACCGGGCATACCAACAGCATTGAGCGTCGCCGACTATTTGACAAGATCCTCAGAGATGGAGTATTCGCAGGCTATTTCCATGCTTCTCAGCACACTCGCATTGTCCAAGTTCTGTTGCAGAAGGCAACAGCAGTAATCAATAGTCTGGGTATCTATACAATCAAACATTTAACT CCTCTTCTCTCAATGGTGTCATTAGTCATGACAGACCCCTTTGCAGTCTCATATCCTCCGACCCTGATAGCGGCGACGCAAACCCTGAGCGCCATCATTACTAACACATGGCCTCGTATCGGAGAACTTGAGCATATGGAGAACGTCACCCGAATTCTGTCATTATGTTGGTTAAACGTCTctgaggagattgagcaTGAGGTATCTCAGACTTCTGCTGATATCAACACCTTGTCACGAGAGTTGGCACACACAGCTCGAATTCTACAGGCACTCTGGGACCACGATGCCTCTAAATGTCCTGCGAAGCTGAGTGAAGTCCTGAAGCAAGAACCGCGGCTGTCTGATCTTTTCCCGAAAACGCTGGCTTGA
- a CDS encoding Anp1-domain-containing protein codes for MPSYDLPGSNSKMMPRHHAAAFSNGYPRGNTFDISPHKFQPRTLTPAQRRRNKLLVRLCILAAILFVFSLWLWPSSPVASLVSFGLLSAGGAPELETVRYYDLTTVQGTARGWEREERILLCVPLRDAEAHLGMFFSHMRNLTYPHHLIDLAFLVSDSKDNTLKVLSESLEAIQADQDPKQPYGEISIIEKDFGQKVNQDVESRHGFAAQASRRKLMAQARNWLLSAALRPYHSWVYWRDVDVETAPFTILEDLMRHNKDVIVPNVWRPLPDWLGGEQPYDLNSWQESETALALADTLDEDAVIVEGYAEYATWRPHLAYLRDPFGDPDMEMEIDGVGGVSILAKAKVFRSGVHFPAFSFEKHAETEGFGKMSKRMGYSVIGLPHYTIWHLYEPSVDDIRHMEEMERERLAREKQEEEKKKNQQKIKEEYSDTRNEWEKDKQEMQNLAAQPKPVKDTQKAPSRDGLAQPHNQQPGSGNQAKAGSGNAAQGDIKAHVVKREGNAARQEGKAVQEGDKRAAVGAQDAPKANPGAAQQVGNAAA; via the exons ATGCCATCCTATGACTTGCCAGGCTCCAATTCAAAGATGATGCCCCGGCATCATGCCGCCGCCTTTTCGAATGGCTATCCTCGTGGCAATACTTTTGACATCTCCCCCCACAA GTTCCAGCCGCGCACTTTGACGCCTGCCCAACGGCGTCGCAATAAGCTTCTCGTCCGCCTATGCATTTTAGCGGCGATACTGTTCGTTTTTAGTCTCTGGCTTTGGCCTTCCAGCCCCGTGGCTTCGCTGGTGTCTTTCGGGCTCCTTTCTGCTGGTGGTGCACCAGAGCTTGAGACAGTTCGATACTACGACTTGACCACCGTCCAGGGCACTGCTCGTGGCTGGGAACGCGAAGAGCGCATTCTGTTATGTGTACCACTTCGTGATGCCGAAGCGCACTTGGGAATGTTCTTTTCTCATATGCGCAATCTCACATATCCGCACCACTTGATCGACCTTGCCTTTCTCGTGTCCGATTCCAAAGACAATACTCTAAAGGTTCTTTCTGAGAGTTTGGAGGCCATCCAAGCCGACCAGGATCCTAAGCAACCATACGGGGAGATCTCAATCATTGAGAAAGACTTCGGGCAGAAGGTCAACCAGGATGTTGAAAGTCGTCACGGATTCGCTGCTCAGGCAAGCCGACGAAAGCTGATGGCGCAAGCCCGAAATTGGCTTCTGAGCGCAGCTCTGCGGCCGTACCACTCCTGGGTTTATTGGCGCGACGTAGATGTTGAAACGGCACCTTTCACCATTTTGGAGGATCTCATGCGCCATAACAAGGACGTCATCGTTCCCA ATGTTTGGCGACCGTTGCCTGACTGGCTTGGCGGTGAACAGCCCTACGATTTGAACTCATGGCAGGAGTCTGAGACAGCTTTGGCCCTCGCCGACACACTTGATGAGGATGCTGTCATTGTTGAAGGTTATGCCGAATATGCCACTTGGCGCCCTCATTTAGCGTACCTCCGTGATCCTTTTGGTGATCCCGACATGGAAATGGAAATTGATGGTGTTGGGGGTGTCAGTATCCTGGCAAAAGCCAAAGTCTTCCGATCCGGTGTTCACTTTCCAGCCTTCAGTTTCGAGAAGCACGCCGAAACAGAAGGTTTCGGCAAG ATGTCCAAGAGAATGGGGTACTCAGTCATTGGTCTACCTCATTATACCATCTGGCATTTGTATGAGCCTAGTGTGGATGATATCCGCCATATGGAG GAGATGGAGCGGGAACGACTTGCCCGGGaaaagcaagaagaagagaagaaaaagaaccAACAAAAGATCAAAGAAGAGTATAGTGACACCCGGAATGAGTGGGAGAAGGATAAGCAAGAGATGCAGAATCTGGCAGCTCAGCCAAAGCCTGTCAAAGACACACAGAAAGCTCCCAGCCGAGATGGGTTGGCCCAGCCCCATAATCAACAACCTGGCTCTGGCAACCAAGCCAAGGCGGGCTCAGGTAATGCCGCTCAAGGCGACATCAAAGCGCATGTGGTCAAGCGGGAGGGTAACgcagcaagacaagaaggcAAAGCTGTTCAAGAGGGAGACAAACGAGCTGCTGTTGGTGCACAAGATGCGCCCAAAGCCAACCCAGGGGCCGCTCAGCAAGTCGGTAATGCAGCTGCTTAA
- a CDS encoding 3' exoribonuclease family, domain 1-domain-containing protein, translating to MADRRRINGPGGVTVAPVYEADELAVSIRTRAPNGIRSQYLQTGLTPSASGSAYLEIESQQDSSSKGMKLSCTVHGPRSLPRSAPFSPHMVLSTHVKYAPFATRQRRGYLRDSTERDLSTHLEAALRGALIADRWPKSGVDVVVTIIEGDQARQVAVEQGSEEWDMMNVLSGCITVAAAALADAGIDCVDTVSGGVAALVPGADNDEPIMVLDPVPSEHSQILAACCVAYLPSRDEITNLWLKGSLPSSDASLHRDLVARAVHASKGANLAVATSLKESVIVG from the exons ATGGCGGACCGACGACGCATTAATGGCCCTGGAGGTGTCACAGTGGCACCTGTTTATGAAGCCGATGAGTTAGCTGTTTCCATTCGGACTCGCGCTCCAAATGGTATTAGGTCACAAT ATTTGCAGACTGGGTTAACCCCATCCGCTTCTGGATCGGCGTACCTAGAAATTGAATCACAGCAAGATTCTAGTAGTAAGGGCATGAAACTTTCATGCACCGTTCATGGGCCTAGATCTCTACCTCGATCAGCGCCCTTCTCCCCTCACATGGTCCTCTCTACACATGTCAAATACGCACCTTTTGCAACACGTCAAAGAAGGGGTTATTTACGCGATTCCACCGAGCGTGACTTGAGCACACATCTCGAAGCAGCTCTCAGGGGCGCCCTCATTGCAGACCGTTGGCCCAAGAGTGGAGTGGATGTGGTTGTCACCATTATTGAAGGAGATCAAGCCCGTCAAGTAGCTGTGGAACAGGGAAGCGAGGAATGGGACATGATGAACGTGCTTAGCGGCTGCATCACTGTTGCCGCCGCCGCTCTCGCGGATGCTGGTATTGACTGTGTCGATACTGTCTCTGGAGGTGTTGCGGCTTTGGTGCCTGGGGCGGACAATGATGAACCCATCATGGTGCTCGATCCAGTTCCTTCTGAACATTCACAAATTCTCGCAGCTTGCTGTGTGGCCTATCTCCCCTCCCGGGACGAAATCACAAATCTCTGGCTGAAGGGAAGTTTGCCGTCATCAGACGCCAGTCTGCATCGAGACCTCGTCGCCCGTGCCGTACATGCAAGCAAAGGAGCCAACCTTGCAGTAGCTACATCACTCAAAGAATCGGTCATCGTGGGTTGA
- a CDS encoding ATP synthase subunit D-domain-containing protein: protein MSGANDREAVFPTRQSLGIMKAKLKGAETGHSLLKRKSEALTKRFREITRRIDEAKRKMGRVMQIAAFSLAEVTYAVGGDIGYQVQESAKSARFRVRTKQDNVSGVLLPAFESYLTEGNNDFGLTGLGKGGQQVQRCRETYARAVEALVELASLQTAFVILDEVIKVVNRRVNAIEHVIIPRTENTIKYINSELDELDREEFYRLKKVANKKQRDTAAADAEMKARREAEASAQGGDKSQKDDSTPADVLGAGDDEDIIF, encoded by the exons ATGTCGGGGGCCAAT GATCGCGAAGCCGTCTTTCCAACCCGGCAATCGCTGGGCATCATGAAGGCAAAGCTTAAAGGCGCAGAGACAGGCCATAGTTTATTGAAGCGAAAGAGTGAAGCTCTGACAAA ACGATTTCGAG AAATCACAAGGCGAATCGATGAGGCCAAGCGAAAAATGGGGCGAGTCATGCAAATTGCAGCTTTCTCGCTGGCAGAAGTGACATATGCCGTTGGTGGTGACATTGGTTACCAAGTGCAGGAGTCCGCCAAGTCTGCTCGATTTCGCGTCCGTACGAAACAAGACAACGTATCTGGTGTTCTCCTTCCAGCTTTCGAAAGTTACCTTACCGAAGGAAACAATGACTTCGGTCTGACGGGTTTGGGTAAGGGAGGACAGCAGGTTCAGCGATGCAGGGAAACATATGCCCGTGCTGTTGAGGCGCTGGTTGAGCTGGCTAGTCTGCAGACCGCGTTTGTCATCCTCGATGAGGTCATCAAAGTGGTCAATCGGCGTG TTAACGCGATTGAGCACGTCATTATTCCCAGGACTGAAAATACTATCAAATACATCAACTCTGAGCTTGACGAGCTCGATCGCGAGGAGTTCTACAGGCTAAAGAAG GTTGCGAACAAGAAACAGCGAGATACTGCTGCAGCAGATGCCGAGATGAAGGCAAGGCGTGAGGCGGAAGCCTCCGCGCAGGGCGGAGACAAGTCCCAGAAAGACGATTCGACACCTGCAGATGTTCTGGGCGCCGGCGACGACGAAGACATCATTTTTTGA